The Mastacembelus armatus chromosome 13, fMasArm1.2, whole genome shotgun sequence DNA segment GGACTATAGCTGTGAATAATGCATATGGACTTGATGGCATAGATGCATTTATCCAAGTCGCACAAGAATTTGGAGTGTGCACTGAGTattatgaaacatttttgtcatcAGACCCACCTGAAAGTATATTAAGAATTATAAAGGTCATTAAGCAAGCCACATCCAAAGTGATTATAGCTTTTATGTCTCACAGAGAAATTAAATTACTAGCATCTGAGTTGTACAAACAGAATATCACAGGACTGCAGTGGGTTGGTAGTGATGCCTGGATCACAGATCCCTCTCTAGCTGATAGTGAGGGACATAGCATCCTGGTGGGGTCCTTGGGCTTTGTTGTCAGCAACGCTAAGATCCCAGGGCTGGAGGAGCACCTGAGGAGGCTCCACCCCTCACAGTTTCCCAACAGTCAGTTTGTCAGAGATTTCTGGGAATACATGTTTCATTGCTCTCTGAAtgacactgcaaacacacaaaaaaaggcaTGCAGTGGTTTAGAAAGCCTGCAGAATGTTCAGTCGTATTTTACAGATGTTTCTGACCTGCGATTTGTCAACAGTGTATACAAGTCAGTTTATGCAGTGGCCCATGCTCTGCACAACCTGGTCAcatgtgaagaaaacaaaggCCCATTCTATAATGGGACCTGTGCAGACACTAAACACATTCAACCATGGCAGGTGAGGAATCACCAGTTAAGGGATTAAAGAGCAGAAAATGAATACCAGTTGTTTGATCCCTGTATAATTTCTTTACTAGGTTTTGCAATATCTCAACACTGTGAATTTCACCACTAAGGAAGGAGAAAGAGTTTATTTTGACAGTAATGGAGATTCACCAGCAAGATATGAACTTGTTAATTTACGGATGACAAATAAAGGAACCATGGAAGGCATAACAATTGGCATCTATGATGCATCACTTCCAGAGAGTCAACACATTATAATGAATAATATCCCTGTTGTGTGGGGAAATGGGCTGACAAAGGTAAAGCAAAGATCTACGTTTGAACCTCATAATTATTCACTGaattattgaaaatatttacattctCTACATTTAACCTATAAATACTATGatatgtatatttaatatttttgattcatataaaaatcaacatatgcattttaaaatcaacGTATTGAATTAGTGTCTGTTTATATGTGTAGGAGATGCCTGTGTCAGTCTGCAGTGAGAGCTGTCCCCCAGGAACTCTTAAGGTTCTCCAAAAAGGAAAGCCAGTCTGTTGTTACGATTGCATACCCTGCCCAGTAGGCGAGATCAGTAATTTAACAAGTAAATAAACAATGTACCAGtattacagaaacacagaaatgcaaTTTTATGAATGTTGACCTCTAAAATCATAACCCTGAGTTAATGCCACAtttctctattttgttttccattttgcaGATTCAGTACACTGTGTGAAATGCTCAGTGGAATACTGGTccaacaaacaaagaaatgccTGCATCCCCAAAGCTATGGAATACCTGGCATATGATGAAATCCTGGGAACACTGTTAgccttattttcatttttgggaGTTTTTCTATCAATGATCACATCACTAGTCTTTTACTGCCACAAAGAAACCCCACTAGTGCGAGCAaacaactctgagctgagcttcctgctgctcttctccctgactctgtgtttcttatgttcattaactttcattGGAGCACCCTCTGACTGGTCCTGCATGCTGCGCCACACAGCATTCGGGATcacctttgtcctctgtatctcttgtgttctggggaaaACAATAGTTGTGTTAATGGCCTTCAAAGCCACACTTCCAGGtagtaatgtcatgaaatggtttGGTCCTGCACAGCAAAGATTCAGTGTTCTGGCTTTCACTCTCATACAGATTTTGATTTGTATACTGTGGCTGGCAATCAGTCCTCCTTTCCCTTTCAAGAATATGTTGCTCTATACAGACAGAATCATATTAGAGTGCCACCTTGGCTCAGCTGTATGGTTCTGGGCTGTGTTAGGATACATTGGACTGTTAGCTGTCCTGTGTTTTGTACTGGCTTTTCTGGCTCGAAAGTTACCTGATAATTTCAATGAAGccaagtttatcaccttcagcatgctgatattctgtgcagtctggatCACTTTTATCCCAGCATACATCAGTTCTCCTGGAAAATTCACAGTTGCTGTGGAAATATTTGCTATTCTGGCCTCTAGCTACGGACTacttttgtgcatttttctgccaaaatgttatataattttgtttagGCCTGATCACAACACCAAGAAACACATAATGGGAAAGACATCAAGTAATGGCATGCATTAGTGACTATTTAAGTTTTTTGAATGAATTGTTTCTGCTTTcatgctgttttcttctgtgtgtcatataaaaataaatcacacaaagTCTTCTAAGAGGACATGAGTGGAGtcaaaaataaagttaagtGACTTGTAATATTGTAATGGTAAGGCTTATACTTGTAgagcgcttttctacactcagaGCAGTTCTGCAttatttgcccattcacccattcttgcacacaatcacaaacacactcatacaccaatggaacagccaccagggtcatcttggggttcagtgtcttgcccaagacTGAACAGGATATGAGTGTTGCACATGGTTAACTGCAATACTCTGAGCTGATCACATATTCTGTATCGCTAGTTAttgtaaaaaatatttgcacagtGATTCCCGGCTAAAATGCAGTAAAAGGATAGTGAGTGAGGAATTCCATCTTTAAAAAATAGTTTCTGCTTCTATAGTTTGCTTTTGTCTACCACTTAGAATtcccttttgtgtttttctcctaGACCATTCGCTAGCAATTCTGTGATTAGGCATTAATACAGTTTCCAATGCTTCCCTTTAGATACTACCTGTATCTTAATTAAAGCATCAAATAGAAAAAGTGACTGTAGTCTTCTAAGGAGTTTTCCTATTATATTCGAATGTGGTTTTAAATTCAATGTAAGGTATCCAGTGGTAAAAGTGTAGGATTTATAATCTAATACTACACTGTACTAACCTGTAGCCATAGCTGCAactcaaaattaaaaacactagATGGCTATTTTGTAGTAACTGAGAAACTTTATGATAGCACTAATACCAACTAGTTTTGATATTGTTCAATAAAGCATGAAACATGCAATTTGGACCCAGAGTTCCCCTGacaccaataaaataaatatttgtactgACACTGTTGTTCTCAAGTTCAAATATAGAATGATGCAATACAAGAGAAATAAAGGTTACATGAGTACAAAAAACAACAAGGGAGACAAACAGAATATGATAAATGAGTACCCATCTGTTGTACATATGACATTATTACCCAGAGGCTTGACTCCTGTGGGAAAGATGCTGTATGGCTCCAAAATACAGACACAAGAGATTAAACTTTGCTTCATCCTTCTAAGCAACAATGGAAACAGCAGGTGGCATATTGCTTCaatcagaataaaaatatgGTCTCTACTAATTAATACCTTTGTCACAACATGTGAATGTTGTGTATTAAATTAATTAAGGgtttgttttgatctgttgccctccctccctccctccctcccttcctttctTGTTATTCGGTTTTGTTTTAGCTCTGAACTCAGGTCTCCTGTATAGTATTATTCTTGTGCCCTATGAAGAAGTTAAATTAAAggttgtattttaaaaaatgatgaaagcATGAAAATATAAGGactattatatttaaatatatgttttccaTTGTTTCTGATTGTTTTAGAACCCTGGAAGAATTTAAAGGCCCTAAATCTCAGGTCCTGTGTGCCTGTGTCAAAAGTTACTTGTTGCAAGGGTCAGGGTGTAATCAAAATTTATGCAACATTATCAGTGTTCTAAATTATGTTCTGATTATGTCAAAGCACAGAGGATTAGTGGTTATCACAGGAAGcaggttcctggttcgaaaccctgcaggggcctttctgtgtggagtttgcatgttctccctgtccttgcatgggttttctccaggtactttggttttctcccacagtccaaaaacatgtatgtcaggttgattggtgactctaaattgtccacaggagtgagtgtgagtgtgtgtggtggtttgtatttgtgtgtctatatgtggccctgtgatggactggtgacctgtccagggtgtacccctgcctttcacccaaagagagctgggataggctccagcagatccatgtgacctTACGTAGGAATAAGCCGGTatagataacacacacacaactagaAAGTGAAGAACCGTGGCTGCCCTCAGTAGTGCCATCTTGGATAATAACGCGTCCCCTGATGCTGTTGATAGTACTGTATCTGTGGATTTCCAGGGCAAATCAATTCCAGGGTGGTCAATCAAGAGGGCCGCTAGGTCGCTACATGTACTTGTTGTTGCTACTTGGTGTGTTTTATCATTCATGCTGCTGTACCATAAAGCAGTAGTTAGTAGTAGTAGCTTTAAACAGCATTGGGACGTGCCTCTGAGTGCTCTGAATAAACATgatttatgtttgttgtttgattgTTTACATGTTAACCATTACAGCCAAATGCAGAGGTGCCCCATTTCCAACACCAATTGAATCACACTGAACTAAAGCTAACTAGCACTGTTGTGTTTTAGCTAATCAAACATCACATCATACTAATATCTAAATACTGGGTAATGATAACACTATCATTAGCTTATAAAAACTCCATGTCATACATATTTTGACGCAATAGCCTACTgcttattaaataatttatgttaGCATAAGATAAAGTACAGTGTTCATACATTCAGTATATAGTTATACTAATCTCTGATGATTCCTGCAACTGTGAAATCATAATCCTTTCCGTGGAATATTTACTACATTATATAATGACATGTTTGTCTGACGTTCCTCCTTGTCTGCCATCTTGGGCTTCTGGAAGGTATCTGGAGGTATCAGTTAATCACAGTCAATCATTCAATGTACAGTCAATCATAAAAGCAATCaacagcatttactgacagaaacatccTTGTGCCCATCCTCAAATCGTCAAAACCATCCCTCATGTCATGCcatgaataaaaaatgtcaattgagcacagagagcagttGAGGAAAATCCATTCAACAttacaggaagaaaaacacagtgagtGTGATATTATGATAAACATACATATGGgaaacttttctttctgttcatgCAAATTTCACCTTTGTGCTTGCAAGCTTTACTTTTGCAGTCGCCAGTGGgatattttagatatttatatttttcaccctCTAGTACTGACGTTTATGTAACACCATAGAATATGCCTGTTGCATACTATTCAACTACTGTAAATGTCacacctttttttctttttccctatGGGATCTACCTTGTTCCTTTTACACCCTAAAGCAGTATGAACCTATGAACCTATGAATGAGCCTGGACATGAACTAGGATGAACATTCACGTGCAGAGTATAAAGAGCATCATTTCATACAGCCTCCAGAGCAAAGCAATGCCACTGCTGAAGCTGGTCATCCTCATTCTTTTTCTGGGCAGGGTGAAGTCGATGTGTTGGCTGCAGGGGACGGTACAGCCACCTGAGCTGACCAAAGGTGGAGACTACATCTTAGGTGGCATCTTCACATTTCACACTGGGTACAAAGGCAGTGTACCCACCTTTCAAACCTTACCTGGTCCACCAACATGCCTGAAGTGAGTAGGCctatgtgtttttatggttttatttatgtgcttttattttttgtttaatattttgtgtgaatAACAAAGCAATGTATTTTTTCTAGTATCAACATAAGAGAGTTCCAATTTGCTCTGACCATGATTTTTGCAAttgaggaaataaataaaaatcctgCAATTCTCCCAAATCACACCCTGGGCTACAAGATTTACAATTCCTGTGGAATGGCAAACATTATAAAGTCTGCTATAGATTTAGTCAGCGGGCCAAGGGAGATCATTGACGAGAGGAATTGTACAAATGCTGACACTGCACAGGCTTTATTGGGCCACTCTGGCTCTGCACCTACTGTGGGATTTGCTCGGATTATAGGGAGGTTTCAGATACCTGTGGTAAATATTTTACTTGCATTATGTGCATAAATAATTTTGAAAAAGCCCAAATGAAAGCATTTTTATAAATCACTATCATTTAGGTTAAAGTGATCTCTGATATGTCTAATTCTTTGTAGATCTTTACTTTAAATTCTGtaatatatgaaaatgtgaCTGTTGTGTTTAATCTTTTGCACAGCTTAGCCACTTTGCAACCTGTGCATGTCTGAGCAACAGAAAAGAGTTTCCATCCTTCTTCCGCACAATTCCCAGCGATCTGCACCAGAGCAGAGCACTGGCAAAGCTGGTCAAGTTCTTTGGTTGGACCTGGGTGGGGGTAAtaagtaataaaaatgaatatggCATCTATGGCATCACTGCTTTTATAGAAGCTGCACAAGAAGAGGGGGTGTGCATAGAGTATCACCAAACCTTTGAGCAAACAGGTCCTCTTCACGAGTTATTAAATGTAGTTGAAACTGTGAAGAACTCCACCTCTAAGGTCATTGTGGCCTTCATGTCCCACAGAGAAATTAATGTACTGGCATCTGAGTTGTACAAACAGAATATCACAGAACTGCAGTGGGTTGGTAGTGATGCCTGGATCACAGATCCCTCTCTGCCTGACAGTGAGGGACATAGCATCCTGGTGGGCTCCTTGGGCTTTGTTGTCAGCAACGCTAAGATCCCAGGGCTGGAGGAGCACCTGAGGCGGCTCCACCCCTCGCAGTTTCCCAACAGTCAGTTTGTCAGAGATTTCTGGGAATACATGTTTCATTGCTCTCTGAAtgacactgcaaacacacaaaaaaaggcaTGCAGTGGTTTAGAAAGCCTGAAGAATGTTCAGTCGCATTTTACAGATGTTTCTGACCTGCGATTCATCAACAATGTATACAAATCAGTTTATGCAGTGGCCCATGCTCTGCACAACCTGGTCACATGTGAGGAAAACAAAGGCCCATTCTATAATGGGACCTGTGCAGACACTAAACACATTCAACCATGGCAGGTGAGGGAGAAAACTAAGAGATCACCgatttgcttttttaaaatcaattgttcatatattttaaataaatctgatgtAAATTGGAATTTCACAAgtttacaaagaaaataagCCAACTGCTTTTAAGTCTAATGCTTTCCTTTTCTCTACAGGTGTTGTATTATTTACAGAATATCAACTTCACAAgtcagggagagagagtgacTTTTGACCAGAATGGAGATATACATGCAAAATATGAGCTcataaatttacaaaatatgaCTCTGGGGACCATGCATGTTGCCACAGTCGGTGTTTTTGATGCCActctgcccctcgaacatcaGTTATTAATGG contains these protein-coding regions:
- the LOC113134291 gene encoding extracellular calcium-sensing receptor-like; its protein translation is MRKGASVCRLQGLAQPPELAQDGVLVIGGIFSFRTEQDFVTNTFQKTPEVRKCKNFNFREFKFAQAMIFALNEINQNPDILPNVKLGYKIYDNCGAMDILRAALALLSGLKGEISDDHCTESETVQAVLGHSGSGPTIAIEQVVGRFHIPVISHFATCACLSNRKEYPTVFRTIPSDYYQSRALAKLVKHFGWTWIGTIAVNNAYGLDGIDAFIQVAQEFGVCTEYYETFLSSDPPESILRIIKVIKQATSKVIIAFMSHREIKLLASELYKQNITGLQWVGSDAWITDPSLADSEGHSILVGSLGFVVSNAKIPGLEEHLRRLHPSPQKKACSGLESLQNVQSYFTDVSDLRFVNSVYKSVYAVAHALHNLVTCEENKGPFYNGTCADTKHIQPWQVLQYLNTVNFTTKEGERVYFDSNGDSPARYELVNLRMTNKGTMEGITIGIYDASLPESQHIIMNNIPVVWGNGLTKEMPVSVCSESCPPGTLKVLQKGKPVCCYDCIPCPVGEISNLTNSVHCVKCSVEYWSNKQRNACIPKAMEYLAYDEILGTLLALFSFLGVFLSMITSLVFYCHKETPLVRANNSELSFLLLFSLTLCFLCSLTFIGAPSDWSCMLRHTAFGITFVLCISCVLGKTIVVLMAFKATLPGSNVMKWFGPAQQRFSVLAFTLIQILICILWLAISPPFPFKNMLLYTDRIILECHLGSAVWFWAVLGYIGLLAVLCFVLAFLARKLPDNFNEAKFITFSMLIFCAVWITFIPAYISSPGKFTVAVEIFAILASSYGLLLCIFLPKCYIILFRPDHNTKKHIMGKTSSNGMH